The Longimicrobium sp. region GGCTGCTGGACCGGCTGGAGAAGCGCGGCCTGGCCGAGCGCTGGCGCTGCACCGAGGACCGCCGCGTGGTGTGGACGCGCATCACCGAGGGCGGGCTGGACGCCATCGCCCCGCTGGACGACGAGATCGCGCGGATGCACGTGGCCCAGCTGGGCCACATCGGCCCCGACCGCCTGGGCACCTTCATCGACCTGCTCGAAGCCGCGCGCGAACCGGCCGCGTGAGCCTCTCCATCACCCTCTTCCGAAAGCTGACGATGCGACTCCGTGCCGCACCGCTCGCCGCCCTGCTCGCCCTTGCCGCCTGCACCAGCTGGCGCCCGCAGACCGCCCCCGCGCCGCAGGTGGTGCAGGCCAACGCGAGCGGCACCGTCCGCGTCACGCGCCGCGACCAGAGCGTGCTCGTCCTTCGCCACCCGCAGATGGTGGCCGACAGCATCGTGGGCGACGCGGGCGACCCGCCGCGCCGCACCGCCGTAGCGATGGCCGACGTCGAGCGCATCGATGCCAAAAAGGTCAGCGCCGCGCGGACGGGCGGGCTGGGGATCGGCGTGATCGTCCTCGGCACCATCGTCCTCATCGGCGCCGCCACCGCGGCCCTTCTCGGCGGCTGGAACTAGGAACGGAAGAGTCGCGGAGGAAACGGAGCCGACGGAGGAGACCGGCCGCACGCCGGGATCCCTCCGCCGGCTCCGTTCTCCCTGCGACCTTTCTGTTCCGGCGCATCTCCGGCGGAACCCGGGGGCGCGCTTCGGGGTTTCTCTCCCCTCACCCCCGATCCGCGTTCCAACGAACACCCGAGGACGACGATGGCCGTTGGAGGCATGCTCGCTTCGCTTCTTCTCGCTCCCGCGCTGCTCCTGGGCACCGCGCCCACTCCGGCCGCCGCGCCGAAGCCCGCGCCGGTGACCTGGCAGATCGACGTCACGCATTCCGAGCTGAGCTTCCGCATCCGCCACCTGGTGAGCCGGGTGAACGGCACCTTCGGCAGCTGGAAGGGGACGATCGTGGCGGACCCGGCGAACCTGGCCGGCGGCAGCGTGAACGTGGAGATCCAGACGGCCAGCATCGACACGCGCAACGAGCGCCGCGACACGCACCTGCGCTCGGCGGACTTCTTCGACGCGCCCAGCCATCCCACCATCACCTTCCGCAGCACGCGCGTGCAGATGCAGCGCGGCGGCGCGCTGAAGATCTACGGAAACCTGACGATCCGGGGGACCACGAAGGCGGTGGTGCTGGACGGGCGCATGCTGCAGGTGGCGGGCACGCCGGGCCACCGCCGCATCGGGTTCGAGGCGTCGACGACCATCAACCGCATGGACTACGGCGTCACCTGGAACCGCGCGGCCGAGGGCGGCGGCCTCACGCTGGGCGACGACGTCGAGATCACCATCGCCGTCGAAGCCGCCGAACAGCCCGCCAGCTGATTCCCGGTTTCCATCAACGATCGACACTTCCCAAGCATCGACCAAACGCGCCACGAGGTTTCTTCCAGGCGAAGAAACCTCGTGGCGCATCTGGCAGAAGAGGGTGAGGCCTCCCTCATCGAGCCGGAGCCGCCGGAATGCCGGGGGCGCAGTCCCGCAGGGACTTCGTGCGGTTGTTGCCCCCCAATTCATTGGGGGGATCGGGGAGGCTCCGCTTCCAGGATCACCACCGCGGCCGCCGTATCGTGGTCGTGCGTCATGGAGAGGTGGATGCGCGCCGCGCCGCGGGCTTCGGCGAGCGCGGCGGCCCTGCCGGAGAGGCGCAGCGACGGCGCGCCGGTCGCGGCGGAGACCACCTCCACCTCCGTCCACGCCCCGCCGATCCCCCACCCCGTGCCCAGCGCCTTGAACAGCGCCTCCTTGGCCGCGAACCGCGCCGCGAAGCTCTCCGGCGGATGCTTCGACGCGGCGCAGCGCTCCGCCTCGGCGGCGGTGAACAGGCGCGACCGCGCGCGGGCGCCCTTCCGCTCCAGCACCGCCCACACGCGCGCGATGCGGACGACGTCGATCCCCAGGCCAACGATCATGATGGGCGGAGCCTTGCGCGCGCGGGTGCGGTGGCGACAACGTGAGCCGGCGCGGCAAGATACCCGCCGCCACCCCGCGCCTCAACCGCCCGCGGCACGCGGTTCGCAAAGGGCGCGGGCGGAACCATCCCCCACGACATCACGGCTGCGGACGGCGGCGGAGGCGGACAGCGAGTGGCGCGGAACCCCTGGCGGGCACGGGCAAGACTGATGGGCGTGGTGCTCGCGGCCATCGTGGCGGGCATCCTGGTGGGGACGCTGCTCGTCCACCTCCTTCTCAGCCCGCACCAGCCGCCCTCGCCCTGAGCGGCGGCCGGGGCATCCCCGCCGCGCCTCCTCCCGTCCGCATCCTTCGACGGATCTTCGACTTCGCCGCACGCGCCGCTTCCGTGCGGGGCGGGTCGTAGCTATCGTTCAGTCGCCCTTCCAGCACTTCGAGCCCTCCACGACCTCCCGCGGCCGCCCGGAGCGCCGGCGGGACGGCCCCCGCGGCGGAAACGCATGGCGGCCCCGGACCGCCCGGCGGGTGCCCGCCGCGCGGCGCGGGGCATGCTGAATCTTTTTGCGCGGTGGGTCGTATCAAGGTCCAATGACCGGCGGCGGGTGGACGCCGACCGGTCCCTGACGATCAGATCAGCCGCGGAGCCCCGCGGCCGGAGCGTAGAGCCCATGTACTGTTCCACCTGCGGATCCCGGATCGCCGACGGCCGCTCCACCTGCCAGGTGTGCGGCGCCGCCGCGGCGCGCGCGCCGCTCCCCAGCACCACCTCGCAGACGTACGGCGGCGTGCCCGCGTACGGCGGCGCGCCGGTGCAGGTGTGCCCCAACTGCGGCTACCGCGGGATGAGCGCCGGGTACTTCTCCCGCGGGTCGCACGTGGCCGCGCTGGTGGGGCTGTCGCTGATCACCGCGCCGATCATGGCGGCGGGCGGCATCGGCTACCTCGCGCTCCGCTTCAACCACAAGGTGTGCCCGCGCTGCGGGATGAACTGGGGCGCGCACGGGCTGCGCGCCATCACCCTCCTTCCCGGCGGGTCGGGTCTTCCCGCCGCGCCCCCCGTGCCCTCGCACGAGGTGGCGCTCCCCATCGCCGACTCCACCTGGAAGCGGTGGCTGTCGTACGCGCTGCTCATGCTGGGCGCGCTCATGCTGGTGGTGGGGCTGGCCAACGGCGAGCCCGCGCCGGCGCTGTTCGGATTGCTGTTCGGCGGCGGGGGCGGAATGCTGCTGAAGGGGGTGAAGAGCGACCGCGAGAAGCGCCGCGACGCCATCATCCAGAGCCTGCAGCTCCCCGTCCTCCAGCTCGCCTCGCGCAAGGGCGGCCGGCTGACGGTCACCGAGGTGGCCACCGAGATGGGGTGGCCCATGGCGCGCGCCGAGAAGGTGCTGAACTCGCTGGACGACGGGATGCGGGTGATGAGCGACATTACCGACGAGGGCGTGATCGTCTACGACTTCCTGGAGATCCGCACCGCGCAGCTGCCGGGGATGAAGACGCGGCAGAGCGCGCTCCCCGCCTGAGCCCGCCTGCGGCGGAGTACGAGAGTACGGAAGTACGATGAAAGAAGAGCGGGTCCCGGCGTCGGCGCGGGGACCCG contains the following coding sequences:
- a CDS encoding YceI family protein produces the protein MLASLLLAPALLLGTAPTPAAAPKPAPVTWQIDVTHSELSFRIRHLVSRVNGTFGSWKGTIVADPANLAGGSVNVEIQTASIDTRNERRDTHLRSADFFDAPSHPTITFRSTRVQMQRGGALKIYGNLTIRGTTKAVVLDGRMLQVAGTPGHRRIGFEASTTINRMDYGVTWNRAAEGGGLTLGDDVEITIAVEAAEQPAS
- a CDS encoding holo-ACP synthase — protein: MIVGLGIDVVRIARVWAVLERKGARARSRLFTAAEAERCAASKHPPESFAARFAAKEALFKALGTGWGIGGAWTEVEVVSAATGAPSLRLSGRAAALAEARGAARIHLSMTHDHDTAAAVVILEAEPPRSPQ